DNA sequence from the Thermoplasma sp. Kam2015 genome:
CTGCGCAAACCAGAACCGAGAATTCCGGAAGCATGCCGCGCCTCAGTATGCGCATCTTTCTGTTATCCGTGAGGCAGTAACCGCCGTACATGGCCTGGCAGAGGTCATCCAGCGCACCGGTTATTGAAAAGCCGGACATCTTTGATACCTCTGCGGCGGATCTCAGCAGATCCAGATCCGATATTTCCTTTCCGGAATATAGTGCCATTCCCCTGGCAAGTGCCAGTATATAAGCGCTGCTGCTCTTCAGACCGTAACCAGAGGGTATCCTGCTCTCGACGGAAAACCTGAAGCATGTGTCTATGGATAGGGACCTGCGCAGATCCTCAGATATCTTCATCTCACGATCGCATGTACCCTCCCTGACGGTAACTGTCAGCGGCAGATCGATTGAGAATGCACCGCCTATGCCGTCTATGAATGCGGATACTATGGAGATGCCTCCATGTGTTCTAACTCTGACGAATTTCATCAAGGGCCTCCTCTGAATACATCCTGAACAGTCTTTCCGGCCTGATGCCAAAGACAAGATCTAGGGTTCTCAGTCCCTGCCCTATGAAGACATCCATCCCAGATACGGCCTTTCCACCAGCAGCCCTGATCGACTCTAGAAATTCAGTCATAACCGGGTTGTAGACCATGTCTAGCCCTGTGGTTCCAGGCCTGAAGGAGAAGTATCTGAAGGGGTTTCCTTGGCCAAAAGTTCCAAGCGGTGTGCAGTTTATGAACATGTCGTAATCCTTATCGGTATCCTGAAGTATGCCTATACCTGAAAAATCCAGCTTATTTCTGGCCCTATCCACATTCCTGGTGATAACGTCAATCTCACGTGCGCCATGATCAAGCAGATATCTGATGACTGTTCTGGCTATTCCGCCTGTACCTGACACAAGCACGCGTTTACCAGTGACGCTCGCTCCATTCTTCGACAGCGCATAATCTATGCCATCATAATCCGTATTGTATCCCATCTTCAGGCCATCCCTGTTTATGACTAAGTTCACCGATCCGATCTCAGACGCAGTCCGGTCCAAGCGATCTAGAAACGGTATGACTGAGACCTTGTGCGGAATCGTGACGTTGAATGCCTCCATGAAGCCTGAGCTCTTCATGAATATCGGAAGGACAGAATCATGTACATCGATAGCTAGGTACATCGCATCGATGTCCTCATCACGGAATATCCTGTTGTAGACTATCTGACCAATTGAGTGCGATACTGGATGGCCAATGAGGCCTGTGATTCTATTTCCGCTCATGCTCTCTGATGAATGTGTTCAGCCCGTCGCTTATCATCCTCTCGGTCACCTTCATCGTTATCACGTTTCCGACCTCTGCAGGTACTGGCATATTTATGTAGCCCTCAGCCATCTTCTTGTCATTTGAAACGTATCTCACTATGTTATTGACGCCTATGTCTGATATTCTGACTCTCTCTATACCGTAATTATCTGCGAGCCTCATTATATGTTCGATGACATCGGGCTTCGTGTTTCCATATTTTTCCCCTATGTGGGCCTCAACCATCATGCCAGTTGCGACCGATCTTCCATGGCTTATCTGTCCCTTTGAAGCGCCCTCTATACCGTGCGCTATGGTGTGACCGAGATTTAGAACAGATCGTATTCCGTTCCTGTCATAATAGTCACGGTTCACTATGTCAGCCTTTATCTTTATGCTCATCTTCACTATGTCTGCGGAATGTTCGATAAAGTTGGACAGGCTTGTCTCTGATACCTTCTTGAACATGTCGCCACCTGCTATGATGCTGTACTTTATCACCTCACCCATGCCTTCCCTTATTATCTCCTGAGTGCTCTTCAGGAATTCCAGGTCATCGATGATGAGATAAGGGTTGTAGAACGTTCCGATGACATTTTTCACATCAGAGAAGTCGATGCCGTTCTTTCCGCCTATGGAACTGTCGACCTGCGCAAGCAGCGTCGTCGGCACAGCGATCATGCGTATGCCTCTTTTGTATGTAGCTGCAACGAACCCCGCAAGATCGCCCACCGTTCCACCCCCTACGTATACGAGGAGCGAATTTCTGCTGACCTTCTTCTCGACAAGCACTTTTATTATTCTCTGATAGTTCCTCAGGGTCTTAAGCGATTCTCCATCGTTGAGCGTTATCTTAATCGTACTGCTTCCATAATCTTCCAGTGGTGGAATTTTCGGACCGAAGAGCTCTTCCACCCTTCTGCTTATCATGAAGACGAGCGTATCATAACGACCAACCTCATCATTGATGTGGCCAGTGACGTTGTCCCCTATGACCACTGATATATTTTCTCCATTCATCGGCAGGACGAATCTCTGAGTATCCACATTTTGCTTATTGTTAAATGAATATAAACTTTTTTGTATTATTTATATATCTATATAATATATCGTATTTGCCAGTTGATATCACACTCCTATGACGGTGAAACGAAGTGTGTATGAACGCAGATAATGTTAATATCCATGATCTAAATACGCAATGAACTGACTACTATGGCCTTTCATGGTCTCGTTAAATATAGTGATATTACTGTTGATGGTTATCCAAAGATACAGTACCACGGTTTTATCGGCAATAACCGTACAGCCATGCTTGTGGCGATGAACGGTTATATAGATTGGGGTTGCCTACCGAACTTCAATTCTCCTGCGGTATTCTCATCCATACTTGATAAGAAGAAGGGGGGCTATTTTGCTATCTTTCCGTCAGATACCACAGACGTTTACGTGGATCAGTACTATAAGGAACTCACCAACATACTTGTGACGGAATTCATAAAGAATGGAAAGGTTTTGTTGAGACTCACGGATTTCATGCCGGATTCTGAATATGGAAAGATAAGTTTTCCAGAGGTGCACCGATTCGTCGAGACCTTTTCAGATCCAGTTCGCATAACGGTTGACTTCAAACCAACATTCAACTACGCTACCGAGAGGCCATTGATAGAGAGGGTTCAGCATGGATTCATCTTCAGCACCGAGAAGGAGAACATAGGCATATCCAGTGAGTATCAGCTGAGGAGGAATGCGGATCACGTGTATGCGGACATAGATATGGATCCGAGAAGTTCATCGTGGTTCGTTGCGCTTTACGGCATTCACCATCTCTACCGCCCAACAGATTACAAGTCATACCTCCGCCTGCAGGAGACAACCGATTACTGGAGGAAATGGGCATCAAACTCCACATATGCAGGCATGTACCACAGCATGGTTATGAGATCCGCACTTGCTCTGAAGGTTCTGTTCTATGAGCCGACTGGAATGATGGTTGCGGCTCCAACTGCGAGCCTTCCGGAGGCCATAGGCGGCGAGAGGAACTGGGACTACAGGTATACGTGGATAAGGGATACAGCCTATGTGATAGAGGCGCTGGCTTCCATAGGTTATAAGAGGGAGGCCGTATCTTTCCTCTACGATATGATGGACGTCATATCCAGGGAAAACAAGATCAGGACCATATACAGCATAGACAACTCGGATGATCTCGTGGAGAAAGAGCTTGATTTTGAGGGCTATCGCGGTTCGAAGCCTGTGAGGATAGGAAACAAGGCAGTCGATCAGCTGCAGATCGATCAGTACGGTTCCATAGTCAGGGCGATACATGCTATGGAAAAAGCCGGAGGAGTCGTCAATTCATACCTGTGGGACTTTGTGGAGGAGATGATGGCCAAGATCGAGTACCTCTGGAAATATCCTGATTCAAGCATATGGGAATTCAGGACAGAACCAAAGCAGTATGTGTATTCGAAGGTCATGTCATGGGCCGCGTTTGACAGCGCAATAGCCATAGCCAGGGATCTTGGGCTCAGTGCACCGATAAAGAGATGGAAGACCATACAGGACGAGATATGGAACGATGTTGTCAGCAAGGGATTCGATTCGGAAACCGGCAGTTTCGTTCAGTATTATGGATCTAAGAATGTGGATGCATCATTGCTGCGCTTGCCCATACTCGGCTTCATTCCTGCCAACGATCAGAGATTCATCGGGACCATGAAGCGCATCGAGAACGAGCTCATGGTGGACGGCTATCTGTTCAAAAGATACAAAGAGGATGACGGGTTAAAAGGGGATGAGGGTTCGTTCCTCATGCTCACATTCTGGTACATCGAGGATCTGATACTGATGAAGAGGCTAAAGGCTGCCAGATCGGCTCTGGAATCGATCATAGAGAAGGCAAACCACCTGGGTCTTTACTCTGAGGAGATCGACGAGAAAACTGGAGATTTCCTCGGGAACTTCCCGCAGGCATTATCCCATCTGGGAATAATAAGGGTTGCACCAAAGCTGGAAGAGGCCCTGTTGAAAAGGGTATCAAAGATAAATGAATGAGATTTCATTTCACTAAGCCTGATGTTATCTTATCGATCCTCTCCATGTCGTCGTCGCTCAGCTTCACGTCAAGCGCAGCCAGATTCTCATCGAGATAAGCCTCTCTAGTGACGCCAAGTAGCGGTATTATGGGAATCTTCTCGATCTCAGAACGCTTGATGAGCCATGCTATGGCAAGCTGGCTTCCAGTTATATCCTTCTCCTTGGCTATCTCTAGAAGATCTCGAACCACCTTTTCGTTCTTCCTGCTGAACTCTATGAGCTCTGGATAGTATGAGGATCTCGATCCGGATTCAGGGGTCTTTAGGTATTTTCCTGTGAGAACACCCTGCGCCAGCGGAATATAGGCCAGAAGTCCCAGTCCATATTTCACCGCCACCTTCAATTTATCTTTTTCTATATCGCGCTGCAGTATGTTATACGGCTCCTGCATCGTCACGAATGAATGCAGTCTGTGGTCTTCCGATAGCTTCATGAAGTCCTCGATGTCTGAAGCAGAATGGTTGCTCTCGCCCGTGTATCTTACAAGGTCAAGATCAACTAGATGGCTAAGCGTGGTCATCGTTTCAAGATGCGGTGTATTCGGATCCGGCCAGTGCATCTGATATAGGTCTACGTAGTCCATATCCAGCCTGTTCAGGCTTTCTCGTATCTGCCACATAATGTGCTTCCTAGACAGCCCCTCCCCATTTGGAAATGTGGAAACAGGTCCTCTGACCTTGGTGGCAACAACGATCGATTCTCTATCGTACCCCTTCAGAGTTCTACCGAGAATCCTCTCTGAGTTGCCGATATGATCTATATGATCCTCATTCTTTTCAACTCTGCCATGGTAAATATTTGCCGTATCGAAGAAATTGATCCCTACATCATAGGCCCTTCTAACTATCTTGTAGAACTCAGCCTCATCTACCTTTTCAACACCATCCAGATGATACTTGCCAGATCCAGGTAGATGCCAGGTGCCTATTGCCACCTGTGAAACCATCGTTCCAGAATTTCCCAGTCTAACATATTTCATGCATCTCCTATTTCCGCATGTATGAAAAAGTTTTCAGTACATCAGTTATAACATTTAAGGAAAAAGCCACCTTACAAAAAAATTGATAAAATATGGTGGTAGGATCAGGCTCTGGCGAACTGTGCCAGAGAAGTTATCTCATCAGTTCCTTCCACACCCCATCTCTTTACCTTATCTATGTCCACGCCTGCTTTCTGGGCCTTCTTCTCTATGAAGTCCATCATCAGCCTTCCTCCGAAGGAGATGAGGCCGCCGGTGGCAAGCTTCAGGAAGGCGTTTCCGTGGGCATCCTTGAAGCCGTCTCTTGCCGCCATCTTGGCCAGATGCCTGTAGGATGCGTAGTAGACAGCCAGGCCATTCACGTCCAACATGCTGGTATTGAATTTCTTCGATTTGATCCTTCCCAGCGGCACGTTAACGAGCGGAGTCACGGTGAACTCGAATGGACGGCCGTCAACATAGGAGTTGCTGAGCTTGTTGATCAGCGCGATCGTGTCCCAGAGATCCTCAGGCGTTTCACCCTCCTGCCCGACCTGTATGGTGAAAGCAGATCTCCAATAATACTTGGTTTCCACAG
Encoded proteins:
- a CDS encoding shikimate kinase, giving the protein MKFVRVRTHGGISIVSAFIDGIGGAFSIDLPLTVTVREGTCDREMKISEDLRRSLSIDTCFRFSVESRIPSGYGLKSSSAYILALARGMALYSGKEISDLDLLRSAAEVSKMSGFSITGALDDLCQAMYGGYCLTDNRKMRILRRGMLPEFSVLVCADGDKRSSGKLRIDGNYVNSIRSVENLAFSGRVFDAAVANGLIYGSIFGLNLDVMNKMLRNGSMYSSQSGKGPAVFGIFRNRSSAVKARSDIGFGIVTKINNQGIRYWKYDS
- a CDS encoding shikimate dehydrogenase codes for the protein MSGNRITGLIGHPVSHSIGQIVYNRIFRDEDIDAMYLAIDVHDSVLPIFMKSSGFMEAFNVTIPHKVSVIPFLDRLDRTASEIGSVNLVINRDGLKMGYNTDYDGIDYALSKNGASVTGKRVLVSGTGGIARTVIRYLLDHGAREIDVITRNVDRARNKLDFSGIGILQDTDKDYDMFINCTPLGTFGQGNPFRYFSFRPGTTGLDMVYNPVMTEFLESIRAAGGKAVSGMDVFIGQGLRTLDLVFGIRPERLFRMYSEEALDEIRQS
- the aroB gene encoding 3-dehydroquinate synthase, with protein sequence MDTQRFVLPMNGENISVVIGDNVTGHINDEVGRYDTLVFMISRRVEELFGPKIPPLEDYGSSTIKITLNDGESLKTLRNYQRIIKVLVEKKVSRNSLLVYVGGGTVGDLAGFVAATYKRGIRMIAVPTTLLAQVDSSIGGKNGIDFSDVKNVIGTFYNPYLIIDDLEFLKSTQEIIREGMGEVIKYSIIAGGDMFKKVSETSLSNFIEHSADIVKMSIKIKADIVNRDYYDRNGIRSVLNLGHTIAHGIEGASKGQISHGRSVATGMMVEAHIGEKYGNTKPDVIEHIMRLADNYGIERVRISDIGVNNIVRYVSNDKKMAEGYINMPVPAEVGNVITMKVTERMISDGLNTFIREHERK
- a CDS encoding glycoside hydrolase family 15 protein produces the protein MAFHGLVKYSDITVDGYPKIQYHGFIGNNRTAMLVAMNGYIDWGCLPNFNSPAVFSSILDKKKGGYFAIFPSDTTDVYVDQYYKELTNILVTEFIKNGKVLLRLTDFMPDSEYGKISFPEVHRFVETFSDPVRITVDFKPTFNYATERPLIERVQHGFIFSTEKENIGISSEYQLRRNADHVYADIDMDPRSSSWFVALYGIHHLYRPTDYKSYLRLQETTDYWRKWASNSTYAGMYHSMVMRSALALKVLFYEPTGMMVAAPTASLPEAIGGERNWDYRYTWIRDTAYVIEALASIGYKREAVSFLYDMMDVISRENKIRTIYSIDNSDDLVEKELDFEGYRGSKPVRIGNKAVDQLQIDQYGSIVRAIHAMEKAGGVVNSYLWDFVEEMMAKIEYLWKYPDSSIWEFRTEPKQYVYSKVMSWAAFDSAIAIARDLGLSAPIKRWKTIQDEIWNDVVSKGFDSETGSFVQYYGSKNVDASLLRLPILGFIPANDQRFIGTMKRIENELMVDGYLFKRYKEDDGLKGDEGSFLMLTFWYIEDLILMKRLKAARSALESIIEKANHLGLYSEEIDEKTGDFLGNFPQALSHLGIIRVAPKLEEALLKRVSKINE
- a CDS encoding aldo/keto reductase, whose protein sequence is MKYVRLGNSGTMVSQVAIGTWHLPGSGKYHLDGVEKVDEAEFYKIVRRAYDVGINFFDTANIYHGRVEKNEDHIDHIGNSERILGRTLKGYDRESIVVATKVRGPVSTFPNGEGLSRKHIMWQIRESLNRLDMDYVDLYQMHWPDPNTPHLETMTTLSHLVDLDLVRYTGESNHSASDIEDFMKLSEDHRLHSFVTMQEPYNILQRDIEKDKLKVAVKYGLGLLAYIPLAQGVLTGKYLKTPESGSRSSYYPELIEFSRKNEKVVRDLLEIAKEKDITGSQLAIAWLIKRSEIEKIPIIPLLGVTREAYLDENLAALDVKLSDDDMERIDKITSGLVK